The DNA sequence GGTCGATTGCGCCCATCTCTACGAGAGGCCCGCCGGACGGTGAATCCGGCGAGGGCGACGGCCGCGGCGGCCGTCGCCGCCCTGATGGTGGCGGCGCCGTTCGCGGCCCGCGCCCAGGTGCCGGACGAGCCCTGGTCCTTCGTCCTGTTCCCGGTCCCGACCTACTCGTCGCTCGAGGGCCTGGGGGCCACGCTCGTCGGAGGCTGGTGGAAGTCGGCACCCCCCGGGCCGATCCCCAGCGGCGCCGCGATCAGCCCGGTCGCGAGCATCTCCACCAGCGGCACCCAGACGCTCTCCCTCGTCTACAACAACATGGGGCGCGTGCCCGGCTGGCGGTTTCTCCTGATCGGCGGCTACGAGCGCTTCCGGCGGGCACCCTACTTCGGCCTCGGGAACGACAGCCGCATCGACGATTCGCTCCAGAGCGCGAACGGCGGCGACAGCCACTACTACCGCTACTCCCTCACGCGCACCACCGCGCTGGCGAGCGTCCAGCGCCGCGTGGCCGGACCGCTGCGCCTGTTGCTCGGCGCCCAGTATCGCCGCTATCGCGCAGAGCCCCTGAGCGGCGCGCCGACGGCCCTGGCCGCCGACCTGGCGAGCGGTGCCGCGTCGGACACCGGCGGCGCCACCAACGTCGAGGTCCGTGGCGGCCTGCTGCTCGACACCCGCGACGAGGAGGCATCCCCCTCCCGCGGCCTGTTCGTCGAAGTCGTCGGCGCCCGGGCCCTCAAGGGCGCCGGCGACTTCGACTACAGCCGCTGGGCGATCGGCGCGAGCGAGTTCGTGCGCCTCGACACCGAGACCGTGGTTGCCTTCAGGCAGTCGCTGCAGCTGGCGCGGGGCGCCCTCCCGTTCTACGTCGCCTACGAGCGGCTGACCAGCTGGCTCCC is a window from the Gemmatimonadales bacterium genome containing:
- a CDS encoding BamA/TamA family outer membrane protein, whose translation is MNPARATAAAAVAALMVAAPFAARAQVPDEPWSFVLFPVPTYSSLEGLGATLVGGWWKSAPPGPIPSGAAISPVASISTSGTQTLSLVYNNMGRVPGWRFLLIGGYERFRRAPYFGLGNDSRIDDSLQSANGGDSHYYRYSLTRTTALASVQRRVAGPLRLLLGAQYRRYRAEPLSGAPTALAADLASGAASDTGGATNVEVRGGLLLDTRDEEASPSRGLFVEVVGARALKGAGDFDYSRWAIGASEFVRLDTETVVAFRQSLQLARGALPFYVAYERLTSWLPEDGFGGTTTLRQNIQGRWLGPNAALASVDLRYKYWDAALGLSPIRLWLVTHADAGRVWDQTERFRWSGLHTGYGVGAIAQFGRASFFGIEAGWSPDAHVQFGTTATLGY